In one window of Constrictibacter sp. MBR-5 DNA:
- a CDS encoding methyltransferase, whose protein sequence is MSGDHRPDATAGAVSENRLLGGRVRLRQPVAGYRAAIDPVLLAAAVPAGTGDRVLDVGAGPGAAGLCLAARVPGLHLTLLEAEPATAALARENAALAAAAQPIPPPFAVHEADVADAPCGLGRASFEHVLTNPPFMPAGRGTPATARGRPARQEGTVPLAAWVRACGLWVRSGGTVTVVHRADRCDELIAAMVGAGMGGIAILPLWPRQGKPAKRLIVQGRRGSRARARLLPGLVLHGAGGAFTLEAEAVLRDAAPLPL, encoded by the coding sequence TTGAGCGGCGACCATCGGCCGGACGCGACGGCGGGCGCCGTTTCCGAGAACAGGCTGCTCGGCGGCCGCGTCCGGCTGCGGCAGCCGGTCGCGGGCTACCGGGCGGCGATCGATCCCGTCCTGCTGGCCGCGGCGGTGCCCGCGGGGACGGGCGACCGTGTCCTGGACGTGGGGGCCGGCCCCGGGGCCGCGGGGCTCTGCCTGGCGGCACGCGTGCCCGGACTTCACCTGACGCTTCTCGAGGCGGAGCCGGCGACGGCGGCCCTCGCCCGGGAGAATGCGGCCCTCGCGGCCGCCGCCCAGCCGATCCCCCCTCCTTTCGCGGTGCACGAGGCGGACGTCGCCGATGCCCCCTGCGGCCTGGGGCGCGCGTCGTTCGAGCATGTGCTGACCAATCCGCCGTTCATGCCGGCGGGCCGCGGCACGCCGGCGACCGCCCGCGGCCGCCCGGCGCGCCAGGAGGGGACGGTGCCGCTGGCCGCCTGGGTACGCGCCTGCGGCCTCTGGGTGCGTTCGGGCGGCACCGTGACCGTCGTCCATCGCGCCGACCGCTGCGACGAACTGATCGCGGCGATGGTCGGCGCGGGCATGGGCGGCATCGCGATCCTGCCGCTGTGGCCCCGACAGGGCAAACCGGCCAAACGCCTGATCGTCCAGGGCCGCCGCGGCAGCCGGGCGCGAGCGCGGCTTCTGCCTGGGCTGGTGCTGCACGGTGCCGGCGGCGCGTTCACGCTGGAGGCGGAGGCCGTCCTGCGCGACGCCGCTCCGCTCCCTTTGTAG
- the dctP gene encoding TRAP transporter substrate-binding protein DctP — translation MRLQHYFATASLLAACLVGTAAHAAEKVSWNWSVHGPSRAFTKGMERIAEIAAEKSGGDFAIKIHYAEAVSPAKEVLDSIKIGAIEGGIMCISYAPGKAPLNGVLDLPFLPFGNLEIQKQVHEAVYKHPAIAKELQQWDSIPFFSALLPQYEFMGSGKAPKELADWKGMRVRALAGLGEAMKTLGAVPTTVPSPEIYTALERGTFQAASLPFSYAHATYKLQEVSRWYTYGMAPGSINCPLLLSRTAFDKLPAAYRTLLIDAKADAYAAMIAAYKAADDKNIPMFVAAGLERITYAPDVRTQFEARAAKPVWDQWVADMAKRGLPGKEVLDVVLAEAKKAGS, via the coding sequence ATGCGGCTTCAGCATTATTTCGCGACGGCATCATTACTTGCAGCGTGCCTCGTCGGCACAGCCGCTCATGCGGCAGAGAAAGTCTCCTGGAACTGGTCGGTGCACGGCCCGTCGCGCGCCTTCACCAAGGGCATGGAGCGGATCGCCGAGATCGCGGCGGAAAAGAGCGGCGGCGACTTCGCCATCAAGATCCACTACGCCGAAGCGGTGTCGCCGGCCAAGGAAGTCCTCGACAGCATCAAGATCGGTGCGATCGAGGGCGGGATCATGTGCATCTCCTACGCGCCCGGAAAGGCGCCGCTCAATGGCGTCCTCGACCTGCCGTTCCTGCCGTTCGGGAACCTGGAGATCCAGAAGCAGGTCCACGAGGCCGTCTACAAGCACCCGGCGATCGCCAAGGAACTGCAGCAGTGGGACTCGATCCCGTTCTTCTCCGCGCTGCTGCCCCAGTACGAGTTCATGGGCTCCGGCAAGGCCCCCAAGGAACTGGCAGACTGGAAGGGGATGCGCGTGCGCGCCCTGGCCGGCCTGGGCGAGGCGATGAAGACGCTCGGCGCCGTGCCGACCACCGTCCCCTCGCCCGAAATCTACACCGCGCTGGAGCGCGGCACCTTCCAGGCGGCGTCCCTGCCGTTCAGCTATGCGCACGCGACCTACAAGCTCCAAGAGGTCTCGCGCTGGTACACCTACGGCATGGCGCCGGGCAGCATCAATTGCCCTCTCCTGCTCAGCCGCACCGCCTTCGACAAGCTGCCGGCCGCCTACAGGACGCTGCTGATCGACGCCAAGGCCGACGCCTATGCCGCGATGATCGCGGCCTACAAGGCGGCGGACGACAAGAACATCCCGATGTTCGTCGCGGCCGGCCTGGAGCGCATCACCTATGCGCCGGATGTCCGGACACAGTTCGAGGCCCGGGCCGCCAAGCCGGTGTGGGAC
- a CDS encoding glycine--tRNA ligase subunit alpha — protein sequence MARAPSGSGEGNSFQELILKLQTYWSGQGCAILQPYDMSVGAGTFHPATTLRALGPESWAAAYVQPSRRPTDGRYGENPNRLQHYYQFQVIMKPAPADILDRYLGSLAAIGLDHRDHDIRFVEDDWESPTLGAWGLGWEVWCDGMEVTQFTYFQQVGGFDCNPVSGEITYGLERLAMYVQGVENVYDLDFNGHGLTYGDVFKQAEREFSTYNFEKADTELLFRHFGDAEKECAALIGAGLPLPAYDQCIQASHTFNLLDARGVISVTERAAYIGRVRALARGCAEAWLKARGHLAEAG from the coding sequence ATGGCGCGTGCGCCCAGCGGCAGTGGTGAGGGCAACAGCTTCCAGGAGCTGATCCTGAAGCTCCAGACCTATTGGTCGGGGCAGGGATGCGCCATCCTGCAGCCCTACGACATGTCCGTCGGTGCCGGCACCTTCCACCCGGCGACGACCCTGCGGGCGCTCGGCCCGGAAAGCTGGGCGGCGGCCTATGTACAGCCGTCGCGCCGGCCGACCGACGGCCGCTACGGCGAGAACCCGAACCGGCTGCAGCACTATTACCAGTTCCAGGTGATCATGAAGCCGGCCCCGGCCGACATCCTGGACCGGTATCTCGGTTCGCTGGCAGCCATCGGCCTGGACCATCGCGACCACGACATCCGCTTCGTCGAGGATGACTGGGAGAGCCCGACGCTGGGCGCCTGGGGCCTCGGCTGGGAGGTCTGGTGCGACGGGATGGAGGTGACGCAGTTCACCTATTTCCAGCAGGTCGGCGGCTTCGACTGCAACCCCGTCTCCGGCGAAATCACCTACGGGCTGGAGCGTCTGGCGATGTACGTCCAGGGCGTCGAGAACGTCTACGACCTGGACTTCAACGGCCACGGCCTGACCTATGGCGACGTGTTCAAACAGGCCGAGCGCGAGTTCTCCACCTACAATTTCGAGAAGGCCGACACGGAACTGCTGTTCCGGCATTTCGGCGATGCGGAGAAGGAGTGCGCCGCGCTGATCGGCGCCGGCCTGCCGCTGCCGGCCTACGACCAGTGCATCCAGGCGAGCCACACCTTCAACCTTCTCGACGCCCGCGGGGTGATCAGCGTGACCGAGCGAGCCGCCTATATCGGCCGGGTGCGGGCGCTGGCGCGCGGCTGTGCCGAGGCCTGGCTGAAGGCACGCGGCCATCTCGCCGAGGCGGGCTGA
- a CDS encoding DUF2007 domain-containing protein has translation MRELTRSNDVVFLSWLVAALRAEGIEAVVLDAHTSVIEGSIGAIPRRVMVLAEDFEAAQRFFDQAREDGIH, from the coding sequence ATGCGCGAACTGACGCGGAGCAACGACGTCGTCTTCCTCTCCTGGCTGGTCGCCGCCCTGCGGGCCGAAGGGATCGAGGCGGTCGTTCTCGACGCCCATACCAGCGTGATCGAGGGCAGCATCGGCGCGATCCCGCGGCGCGTCATGGTGCTCGCCGAGGATTTCGAGGCGGCGCAGCGGTTTTTCGACCAGGCGCGCGAGGACGGCATCCATTGA
- a CDS encoding S49 family peptidase, producing the protein MSDWFRGLRRPAAPVVAVVRLTGMIGDVGGYRQGLSLTRLAAVLDVAFKLRNLSAVAVVINSPGGSAVQSALIATRIRSLSLEHNVPVVAFVEDVAASGGYWLACAADEILAHEASIIGSIGVVASGFGFQALMERLGIERRLYTSGERKAQLDPFQPEQPEEVARLKTLLADMHETFNRMVRDRRGMRLKADDEALFTGEFWTGRRALELGLIDGFGELRSVMRARYGERVRLRVVGERRPMLQRMFNRPGTSLRIPVGPDGARGLADALVAAAEERALWGRFGL; encoded by the coding sequence ATGAGCGACTGGTTCAGGGGACTGCGCCGGCCGGCGGCACCGGTCGTGGCGGTCGTGCGCCTGACCGGGATGATCGGCGACGTCGGCGGATACCGGCAGGGGCTGTCGCTGACGCGACTGGCGGCGGTGCTCGACGTGGCGTTCAAGCTGCGCAACCTCAGCGCGGTCGCCGTCGTCATCAATTCGCCGGGCGGCTCCGCCGTCCAGTCGGCGCTGATCGCGACGCGGATCCGCTCGCTGTCGCTGGAGCACAACGTGCCGGTCGTCGCCTTCGTCGAGGACGTCGCGGCGTCGGGCGGCTACTGGCTCGCCTGTGCCGCCGACGAGATCCTGGCGCACGAGGCCTCGATCATCGGCTCGATCGGCGTCGTGGCTTCCGGGTTCGGCTTTCAGGCGCTGATGGAGCGGCTGGGGATCGAACGCCGGCTCTACACGTCGGGCGAGCGCAAGGCGCAGCTCGACCCCTTCCAGCCGGAGCAGCCGGAGGAGGTGGCGCGCCTGAAGACGCTGCTGGCCGACATGCACGAGACCTTCAACCGGATGGTGCGCGACCGCCGTGGCATGCGACTGAAGGCCGACGACGAGGCGCTGTTCACCGGCGAGTTCTGGACCGGCCGGCGCGCCCTCGAACTGGGACTGATCGACGGCTTCGGCGAACTGCGCTCGGTGATGCGCGCGCGCTACGGCGAGCGGGTGCGGCTGCGCGTGGTCGGCGAACGGCGGCCGATGCTGCAGCGGATGTTCAACCGGCCGGGCACCTCGCTGCGGATCCCGGTCGGCCCGGACGGTGCCAGGGGCCTGGCGGACGCGCTGGTCGCCGCCGCCGAAGAGCGGGCGCTGTGGGGCCGGTTCGGACTATGA
- a CDS encoding polyprenyl synthetase family protein has translation MAKVNALIVERMHSPVALIPQLAGHIVAAGGKRLRPMLTLASARLCGYAGEHHLGLAACVEFIHTATLLHDDVVDESDLRRGMPTANALWSNQASVLVGDFLFSRAFQLMVSAQSLEVLRILAQASATIAEGEIFQLTTANHPETSEADYMEVIRGKTAALFAAATRIGAVIADRPAADAEALDSYGLHLGLAFQLVDDVLDYAAPQATLGKTIGDDFREGKVTLPVILAYQRGDADERAFWERTITRLEQSDDDLAHATALMRRHRTIEETLERARGHAAQANAAIGRFPASPMRKMLTDVADFCVERAF, from the coding sequence ATGGCGAAGGTGAACGCCCTCATCGTCGAACGGATGCACAGTCCGGTCGCGCTCATCCCGCAACTCGCCGGCCACATCGTCGCGGCCGGCGGCAAACGGCTGCGCCCGATGCTGACCCTGGCGTCGGCCCGGCTCTGCGGCTACGCGGGCGAGCACCATCTCGGGCTGGCCGCGTGCGTCGAGTTCATCCACACCGCCACGCTGCTGCACGACGACGTCGTCGACGAGAGCGACCTCCGGCGGGGCATGCCGACCGCCAATGCGCTGTGGAGCAACCAGGCGAGCGTGCTCGTCGGCGACTTCCTGTTCAGCCGCGCCTTCCAGCTGATGGTGTCGGCACAGTCGCTGGAAGTGCTGCGGATCCTCGCCCAGGCATCGGCGACGATCGCCGAAGGCGAGATCTTCCAGCTGACCACCGCGAACCACCCCGAGACATCGGAAGCGGACTATATGGAGGTCATCCGGGGCAAGACGGCCGCGCTGTTCGCCGCCGCCACGCGGATCGGCGCCGTCATCGCCGACCGCCCCGCCGCCGACGCCGAAGCGCTCGACTCCTACGGCCTCCACCTCGGATTGGCGTTCCAGCTCGTCGACGACGTGCTGGACTATGCCGCCCCCCAGGCGACCCTGGGCAAGACGATCGGCGACGATTTCCGCGAGGGCAAGGTCACGCTGCCGGTGATCCTCGCCTACCAGCGCGGCGACGCCGACGAGCGCGCCTTCTGGGAGCGCACGATCACGCGGCTCGAACAGAGCGACGACGATCTGGCGCATGCGACCGCGCTGATGCGGCGGCACCGGACGATCGAGGAGACGCTCGAGCGGGCACGCGGTCACGCGGCGCAGGCGAACGCGGCCATCGGCCGTTTCCCGGCCTCTCCGATGCGCAAGATGCTGACCGACGTCGCCGACTTCTGCGTCGAACGCGCCTTCTGA